A genome region from Haloarcula sp. H-GB4 includes the following:
- a CDS encoding SWIM zinc finger family protein, producing MATTESSSDAGSIDESEIAEASPNSRTVSALTEVMTVMDSVGRARNADDLFLVNSSSGSEYLYDTRTGSCECPWKQYNPEKECKHEKRVAFATGEQPIPQWVDDDALDDQFGMHVDGESSKAVADGGVMQVRFNDGGVTDPTEDPLAVTSEDEPRTKRAKREDIDVSFLAKPGRYEVHSASESRYEVDVLEETCSCPDTAERCKHRRRVEIEIEAKRVPRPDGKLPDA from the coding sequence ATGGCTACCACAGAATCCAGTAGCGACGCCGGCAGCATCGACGAGAGTGAGATTGCAGAGGCCAGCCCGAACAGCCGCACTGTTTCGGCGTTGACCGAAGTGATGACTGTGATGGACTCGGTTGGTCGGGCACGAAACGCCGACGACCTCTTCTTGGTCAACTCTAGTTCGGGTTCAGAGTACCTCTACGACACTCGAACAGGGAGTTGCGAGTGTCCGTGGAAGCAGTACAACCCCGAAAAGGAGTGCAAGCACGAGAAGCGAGTCGCCTTCGCGACCGGCGAGCAACCCATCCCGCAATGGGTGGACGACGACGCTCTCGACGACCAGTTCGGTATGCACGTCGACGGCGAATCATCAAAAGCGGTCGCTGACGGTGGGGTCATGCAGGTGCGGTTCAATGACGGTGGCGTCACAGACCCCACGGAGGACCCCTTGGCCGTCACTTCTGAGGACGAGCCACGCACGAAGCGAGCGAAACGGGAAGATATAGATGTCTCCTTTCTCGCAAAGCCCGGTCGCTACGAGGTCCACTCGGCGTCAGAGAGCCGGTACGAGGTTGACGTGCTTGAGGAGACCTGCAGTTGTCCCGATACCGCCGAGCGATGCAAGCACCGTCGCCGGGTCGAGATCGAGATCGAAGCCAAGCGAGTCCCGCGCCCGGATGGGAAACTGCCCGACGCCTGA